The segment GAGCAGCGCTTCGATTTCCTCGGTGAAGGCATCCGGCGGCGTGATCACGCCATGTTCGGGATACGCGCGGCCGTCGGGGAAGATCAGGTTGTTCATCCACAGCGTCATGCAATCCACCAGGATGCAGCCGTCGTGGCGCGCGTTGGCGTAGAGCGCATCGGCCAGGTGCACCGGCTCTTCCACCAGGCGCCAGTCGGCGGGGCGGCGGGCGCGGTGCAGGGCGATGCGGACCTCGAGCTCCTGGTCGGCGTGCGCCAGGTCCTGGTGCGCGGTGGCGATGTAGGTGACCGGGCCGCCGGTGATGGTGGCATGGTCGGTGGCGAGCTGTTCGGCGTAATGGCTCTTGCCGGAACGCGCGCCGCCCAGCACCAGGGTGAGCTGGCGGTTACCGTGTCCGCCGGCGGCACGCGGCTGGGTGGCGGTGTCGGGGGCGGAGGCGGGTGCGATGGCCGGGGTTTCCATCCGCGTATTGTAGCCGCCGCATCCGGGCATCGCACGGGGGGTGTTGCAGGCACCGGTGCGATAATCCGCCAATGCAGACCGACTCCTCGCAATCCCTGCCGCCGGGTGCCCTGCGCGGCACGCTGATGGTCCAGGGCACGACTTCCGATGCCGGCAAGAGCACCATCGTGGCCGGCCTGTGCCGGGTGCTGGCGCGTGCCGGCACGCACGTGGTGCCATTCAAGCCGCAAAACATGGCGCTGAACAGCGCGGTCACCGCCGACGGCGGCGAGATCGGCCGCGCGCAGGCGCTGCAGGCACAGGCCGCGCGGCTGGCACCGCATACCGACATGAACCCGGTGC is part of the Cupriavidus necator genome and harbors:
- the cobU gene encoding bifunctional adenosylcobinamide kinase/adenosylcobinamide-phosphate guanylyltransferase, with protein sequence MPGCGGYNTRMETPAIAPASAPDTATQPRAAGGHGNRQLTLVLGGARSGKSHYAEQLATDHATITGGPVTYIATAHQDLAHADQELEVRIALHRARRPADWRLVEEPVHLADALYANARHDGCILVDCMTLWMNNLIFPDGRAYPEHGVITPPDAFTEEIEALLTALPTLPGHVILVSNEIGFGVIPMGAITRFYVDELGRLNQKLAAAADCVRLMVAGIPVAVKGADPTC